One segment of Panicum virgatum strain AP13 chromosome 3K, P.virgatum_v5, whole genome shotgun sequence DNA contains the following:
- the LOC120698041 gene encoding enoyl-CoA delta isomerase 2, peroxisomal-like: MCTLEQRGRVFVLTLTGDGEHRLGHALISSLRSAVAAAAEAAARAGPGAALVTVGEGRFFSNGLDIGWAGASRARLGELVDALRPLAADLLALRMPTVAAVTGHASAGGFLLALCHDYRLMRADRGVLYMSEVDIGLPLPPYFVAVLRAKITAANALRDVVLRGRKLRAAEGREMGVVDAVYHSAAETAAEAFKFAEQLAARKWDGAVYASIRMSMYPEACRSVGIVEEGDEEKRKHFASKL; the protein is encoded by the coding sequence ATGTGCACCCTGGAGCAGCGCGGCCGCGTGTTCGTCCTGACCCTCacgggcgacggcgagcaccgcCTGGGCCACGCGCTCATCTCCTCCCTCCGctccgccgtcgctgccgccgcggaggccgcggcCCGGGCGGGGCCGGGGGCCGCGCTCGTCACCGTCGGCGAGGGCCGCTTTTTCTCCAACGGGCTCGACATCGGGTGGGCGGGCGcctcccgcgcgcgcctcgGGGAGCTCGTCGacgcgctccgcccgctcgccgccgacctcctcgcgctccgcatgcccaccgtcgccgccgtcacGGGCCACGCCTCCGCTGGCGGCTTCCTCCTCGCGCTCTGCCACGACTACCGCCTCATGCGCGCCGACCGCGGCGTGCTCTACATGAGCGAGGTCGACATCGGCCTGCCCCTCCCGCCCTACTTCGTGGCCGTGCTCCGCGCCAAGATCACCGCCGCCAACGCGCTCCGCGACGTCGTGCTCCGGGGCAGGAAGCTCAGGGCCGCGGAGGGCAGGGAGATGGGCGTCGTCGACGCCGTCTACCACTCCGCGGCCGAGACGGCGGCCGAGGCCTTCAAGTTTGCCGAGCAGCTCGCGGCGAGGAAGTGGGACGGGGCCGTGTACGCGTCCATAAGAATGTCCATGTACCCTGAGGCCTGCAGGTCGGTTGGAATTGTCGAGGAGGGTGACGAGGAGAAGAGGAAGCACTTCGCTTCCAAGCTCTGa
- the LOC120698043 gene encoding protein LIKE COV 1-like produces MGDNKSPLSLSPMGGRDRDRDRELLIPVSGGGSAPGDGDGDGDRASSSSTSAALSSSGREAFHKVVRSWASKKFMTGCVILFPIAITFYITWWFIHFVDGLFSPIYAQLGINIFGLGFIASVTFIFLIGVFMSSWVGASVLSLGEWIIKRMPLVRHIYNASKQISAAISPDQNKQAFKEVVIIRHPRVGEYAFGFITSSVSLQSYSGQEDLYCVYVPTNHLYIGDIFMVNSKDVIRPNLSVREGIEIVVSGGMSMPQILSTLDPQVIIGDRTGPSRS; encoded by the exons ATGGGCGACAACAAGTCCCCGCTGAGCCTGAGCCCGATGGGCGGCCGCGACCGCGACCGGGACCGGGAGCTCCTCATCCCggtctccggcggcggctcggcgcccGGCGACGGGGACGGAGACGGCGACAGGGCCTCCtcatcctccacctccgccgcgctCTCCTCCTCCGGACGCGAG GCATTCCATAAGGTCGTCCGCAGTTGGGCTTCAAAGAAGTTCATGACTGGGTG TGTGATTCTCTTCCCCATCGCAATAACATTCTACATCACCTGGTGGTTCATTCATTTTGTTGATGGATTATTCTCTCCAATATATGCTCAACTAGGAATCAACATATTCG GTCTTGGCTTCATCGCATCTGTTACTTTCATATTCTTGATTGGAGTGTTTATGTCATCTTGGGTTGGAGCATCTGTCCTTAGCCTTGGTGAGTGGATTATTAAGCGCATGCCTCTTGTGCGCCATATCTACAATGCATCCAAGCAAATAAGTGCTGCAATATCACCAG ATCAGAACAAACAGGCATTCAAGGAAGTGGTCATCATAAGGCATCCTCGCGTAGGAGAATATGCGTTTGGTTTCATTACATCATCAGTCTCGCTCCAG AGTTATTCTGGTCAAGAAGATCTTTACTGCGTCTATGTCCCTACCAACCATCTTTATATTGGTGATATCTTCATGGTGAATTCAAAGGATGTCATAAGGCCAAATCTTTCTGTGCGTGAAGGCATAG AGATTGTCGTATCTGGTGGTATGTCAATGCCACAAATTCTGTCAACCCTTGACCCACAAGTGATCATTGGGGACAGAACCGGACCAAGCAGAAGCTGA
- the LOC120698044 gene encoding probable WRKY transcription factor 24: protein MEDSPQGGSSQQQPEPQLLPAPARLLASASQVPQLDWASLLLPRVPGSLHDVGAMSSQQQEMAGASGCSSSTAGDGDGETEAGEKSGGGTKGDKKKTKKKKVSRPRFAFQTRSENDILDDGYRWRKYGQKSVKNSAYPRSYYRCTHHTCNVKKQVQRLARDTSIVVTTYEGVHNHPCEKLMEALSPILKQLQLLSQLQCSTNQLI from the exons ATGGAAGACTCGCCGCAAGgaggcagcagccagcagcagccggAACCCCAGCTGCTGCCTGCTCCTGCTAGGTTGCTCGCCTCGGCCTCGCAGGTGCCGCAGCTGGACTGGGCGTCGCTGCTCCTCCCGCGCGTGCCGGGGTCGTTGCACGATGTTGGGGCGATGTCGTCGCAGCAGCAGGAGATGGCAGGGGCTAGTGGTTGTAGCAGCAGTACAGCAGGGGATGGCGACGGGGAGACGGAAGCTGGggagaagagcggcggcgggacgaaGGGGGATAagaagaagacgaagaagaagaaggtgagCCGGCCGCGGTTCGCGTTCCAGACGCGGAGCGAGAACGACATCCTCGACGACGGCTACCGGTGGAGGAAGTACGGCCAGAAATCCGTCAAGAACAGCGCCTATCCCAG GAGCTACTACCGGTGCACGCACCACACGTGCAACGTGAAGAAGCAGGTGCAGCGGCTGGCCAGGGACACGAGCATCGTGGTGACCACGTACGAGGGCGTGCACAACCACCCCTGCGAGAAGCTCATGGAGGCACTCAGCCCCATCCTCAAGCAGCTCCAGCTCCTCTCCCAGCTACAGTGCAGCACCAATCAGCTCATCTGA
- the LOC120698045 gene encoding 50S ribosomal protein L20-like, producing the protein MNKGKIFKLAKGFRGRAKNCIRIARERVEKALQYSYRDRRNKKRDMRSLWIERINAGTRLHGVNYGNFMHGLMKENIQLNRKVLSELSMHEPYSFKALVDVSRNAFPGNRPVPAKEGLASIL; encoded by the exons ATGAACAAGGGCAAGATTTTTAAGTTAGCTAAGGGATTCAGAGGAAGGGCAAAAAACTGTATAAGGATAGCAAGGGAGAGGGTGGAAAAGGCACTGCAGTATTCATACAGGGATCGGCGCAACAAGAAGAGGGACATGCGATCTCTTTGGATTGAGCGCATCAATGCTGGTACACGCCTTCATGGG GTGAACTATGGCAACTTCATGCATGGATTGATGAAGGAGAATATCCAACTTAACAGGAAGGTTCTCTCTGAGCTGTCCATGCATGAGCCATACAGCTTCAAGGCTCTTGTCGATGTATCTCGCAATGCATTTCCTGGGAACAGGCCTGTTCCTGCTAAGGAGGGGCTAGCAAGCATTCTGTAA